In Primulina huaijiensis isolate GDHJ02 chromosome 6, ASM1229523v2, whole genome shotgun sequence, a single window of DNA contains:
- the LOC140978327 gene encoding ATPase 9, plasma membrane-type: MAANSGISLEEIKKENVDLEHIPVDEVFNQLQCTKEGLTTSEAEKRLQMFGPNKLEEKEENKFLKFLGFMWNPLSWVMESAAIIAIALANGQGRPPDWQDFVGILALLIINSTISFIEENNAGNAAAALMAGLAPKTKVLRDGRWSEQEAAILVPGDIVSIKLGDIIPADARLLEGDALKIDQSALTGESLPVTKQPGSEVFSGSTCKQGEIEAVVIATGINTFFGKAAHLVDSTQQVGHFQKVLTSIGNFCICSIAVGIIIEILVMFPIQRRKYRDGIDNLLVLLIGGIPIAMPTVLSVTMAIGSHRLSQQGAITKRMTAIEEMAGMDVLCSDKTGTLTLNKLTVDKSLIEVYVKDMDKDTVVLLGARASRVENQDAIDACIVGMLSDPKEARAGITEVHFLPFNPVDKRTAITYIDGNGNWHRVSKGAPEQIVELCRVKDDVKRNVHSIIDKFAERGLRSLAVCQQTVPEKTKESAGGPWIFVGLLPLFDPPRHDSAETIKRALNLGVNVKMITGDQLAIAKETGRRLGMGTNMYPSSSLLGQHKDESIAHLPVEELIEKADGFAGVFPEHKYEIVKKLQERNHICGMTGDGVNDAPALKKADIGIAVADATDAAQSASDIVLTEPGLSVIVSAVLTSRAIFQRMKNYTIYAVSITVRIVLGFMLIALIWKFDFSPFMVLIIAILNDGTIMTISKDKVKPSPMPDSWKLKEIFFTGIVLGTYLAVMTVIFFWAAQESDFFTDKFGVRSIRDNYHELNSALYLQVSIVSQALIFVTRSRSWSYVERPGLLLLSAFFVAQLIATLLAVYANWGFARIHGIGWGWAGVIWLYSIIFYIPLDIFKFFIRFALSGKAWNNMIENKTAFTSKKDYGRGEREAQWATAQRTLHGLQQPNTSELFNDKNNYRELSEIAEQARKRAEVARLRELHTLKGHVESVVKLKGLDIETIQQHYTV, translated from the exons ATGGCCGCGAATAGTGGTATCAGTTTGGAGGAGATAAAGAAGGAGAATGTCGATCTG GAGCACATACCCGTGGACGAAGTATTTAATCAACTGCAGTGTACAAAGGAGGGATTGACAACCAGTGAGGCCGAGAAGAGGCTCCAAATGTTTGGCCCCAATAAGCTAGAGGAGAAGGAG GAAAACAAGTTCCTCAAATTCTTGGGATTTATGTGGAATCCTTTGTCATGGGTGATGGAATCTGCTGCCATTATTGCTATTGCGTTGGCCAATGGACAG GGAAGACCTCCAGATTGGCAGGATTTTGTCGGCATACTAGCTTTATTAATCATCAACTCCACCATTAGCTTCATTGAAGAGAATAATGCAGGCAATGCTGCAGCTGCTCTCATGGCAGGCCTTGCACCTAAGACTAAG GTACTGAGGGATGGCAGATGGAGTGAGCAGGAAGCTGCCATTCTGGTACCTGGGGATATTGTCAGCATTAAGTTGGGAGATATCATCCCAGCAGATGCTCGACTACTTGAAGGGGATGCACTTAAAATTGATCAATCTGCACTCACTGGCGAGTCATTGCCTGTGACGAAGCAACCAGGGTCTGAAGTATTTTCAGGTTCCACATGCAAACAAGGTGAGATCGAGGCTGTCGTCATTGCCACTGGAATTAACACATTTTTTGGTAAAGCTGCACATCTCGTTGACAGCACCCAGCAAGTTGGGCACTTCCAAAAG GTGTTAACGTCCATAGGTAACTTCTGCATATGTTCTATTGCTGTGGGGATCATCATCGAGATATTAGTTATGTTCCCAATTCAGCGAAGAAAATACAGGGATGGAATAGACAATCTGCTTGTTCTTCTCATTGGAGGCATTCCCATTGCCATGCCAACGGTTTTATCTGTAACAATGGCAATTGGATCTCACAGGTTGTCGCAGCAGGGGGCAATCACTAAGAGGATGACTGCAATTGAAGAAATGGCCGGTATGGATGTTCTGTGTAGTGACAAAACTGGAACTCTCACCCTAAACAAGCTCACAGTGGACAAAAGCTTAATTGAG GTATATGTGAAGGACATGGACAAGGACACAGTAGTTCTGTTAGGGGCAAGAGCTTCAAGGGTGGAGAATCAGGATGCAATTGACGCTTGTATTGTTGGGATGCTTTCTGATCCCAAGGAG GCAAGAGCAGGAATTACCGAGGTGCATTTCCTTCCATTCAATCCTGTGGACAAACGCACAGCCATTACATATATAGATGGCAACGGCAATTGGCACCGAGTAAGCAAAGGTGCACCCGAACAG ATAGTTGAGCTTTGCCGCGTAAAGGATGATGTAAAAAGGAATGTTCACTCCATCATCGACAAGTTTGCTGAACGCGGTCTTCGCTCACTTGCTGTTTGTCAACAG ACTGTACCAGAGAAAACCAAGGAGAGCGCTGGAGGACCCTGGATCTTTGTCGGACTCCTGCCACTTTTTGACCCTCCAAGGCACGACAGTGCAGAGACAATTAAGCGTGCCCTTAATCTTGGTGTTAATGTTAAGATGATCACTGGTGATCAACTAGCAATTGCTAAGGAGACAGGTAGAAGGTTGGGAATGGGAACGAACATGTATCCTTCTTCCTCACTTCTTGGACAGCACAAAGATGAAAGTATTGCACACCTCCCCGTAGAAGAGTTAATTGAGAAGGCTGATGGCTTTGCCGGTGTCTTTCCCG AACACAAATATGAGATCGTGAAGAAGCTGCAAGAAAGAAACCATATCTGTGGAATGACGGGAGATGGTGTCAATGACGCCCCAGCATTAAAGAAAGCAGATATCGGCATTGCAGTGGCCGATGCTACTGACGCTGCACAGAGTGCATCAGATATAGTTCTTACAGAGCCAGGATTAAGTGTGATAGTGAGTGCTGTTTTGACCAGCCGTGCAATATTCCAGAGGATGAAGAACTACACAATCTATGCAGTTTCCATAACTGTTCGTATTGTCCTTGGTTTCATGCTCATCGCACTCATCTGGAAGTTTGATTTCTCACCTTTCATGGTTTTGATAATCGCGATCCTTAATGATGGAACCATTATGACCATTTCAAAAGACAAAGTTAAGCCATCGCCCATGCCCGACTCATGGAAGCtgaaagaaatttttttcaCTGGAATTGTTCTTGGCACTTACCTTGCAGTGATGACCGTTATTTTCTTTTGGGCTGCTCAAGAATCTGACTTTTTCACG GATAAATTCGGCGTAAGATCAATAAGGGACAATTACCACGAGCTCAATTCAGCTCTTTATCTTCAAGTCAGTATCGTTAGCCAGGCTCTCATCTTCGTCACCAGATCAAGGAGCTGGTCTTATGTTGAACGGCCCGGTCTCCTCCTTTTGTCTGCCTTTTTTGTAGCACAGCTG ATTGCAACTTTACTTGCGGTGTATGCAAACTGGGGATTTGCGAGGATCCACGGCATTGGTTGGGGCTGGGCTGGTGTTATATGGCTTTACAGCATTATCTTCTACATCCCACTAGACATATTCAAGTTCTTTATCAGATTTGCATTGAGTGGCAAAGCATGGAATAATATGATCGAGAACAAG ACCGCGTTCACATCAAAGAAGGATTATGGCCGGGGAGAAAGGGAAGCACAATGGGCTACAGCACAACGTACGCTGCATGGCCTCCAGCAACCCAATACTTCAGAGCTCTTTAACGACAAAAACAACTACAGGGAATTATCTGAAATTGCTGAACAGGCCAGGAAGCGCGCTGAAGTTGCTAG GTTAAGAGAACTTCATACTCTCAAAGGGCACGTTGAGTCGGTTGTGAAGCTGAAGGGCCTCGACATTGAGACGATTCAGCAACACTACACTGTGTGA
- the LOC140978328 gene encoding nuclear pore complex protein NUP96-like isoform X2 — MSMEVDLRMLESVHGPQALHKRRRISVDGVDTFLSCQVSRQVGTSLPTLRRSDYYTKPCLSELAIQEFTNPGYCSRVLDFTVGRVGYGWVKFVGETDIRYLDLDNIIKFNRCEVIVYDDESSKPVVGQGLNKKAEVTLPLRLKPLDYFTEGRIRKIVRTLKHKTGSQGAQFLSFDPLNGEWKFLVQHFSRFGMSEDEEDNVMNDVSPEAEVPTEMNDNEDSDVDEVTALEDPTLLSHSLPAHLGLDPIRMKELRMLLFPAEEVEAEGFSGMHSRDSPPFAKEPSTSPLLHSSSKTEHKMSPHLVRKTPLALIEYNPGSFSSNCQGSMLMAQQNKGLHLKVSTSEGFKLDLKLHKTPLSGSHSHIVVDAALFMGRSFRVGWGPNGVLVHSGMPVGSASAQCVLSSVINLQKVAIDNVIRDESNKVNKELIDLCFDSPLNLHRQLNHVIKRVDLGTFDLKLQKLVCNQLTLPEVCQCYIEIIEKQLEVSSLPRLPRVLFMHQVMVWELVKVLFSSRKMSAEFKSLEADDEGDMVPDGRQNYPEVDLEALPLMRRAEFSYWLQESVYHRVQEDISSLDESSDLEHIFLLLTGRQLDAAVELAASRGDVRLSCLLSQAGGSPATRSDIAHQLDIWRKNGMDFNFFEENRVRLLELLAGNIHEALHDVKIDWRRFLGLLMWYQFPPDISLPVVFNTYQKLLNDGNAPCPVPVYVDEGPIEEAGNWEIGEHFDLAYYLMLLHARQEDDFGALKTMFSAFASTNDPLDYHMIWHHRAVLEAIGTFSSNDLHVLDMGFVSQLLCVGQCHWAIYVVLHMTHREDYPYLQTSVIREILLQYCEVWSTQDSQWRFIESLGVPSSWLHEALAIYFSYNGDLMKAMHHFIESSHWQKAHSIFFTSVAYSLFLSAKHSEIWRLATTLEDHKSEIEDWDIGAGIFISFYVLRSSLQEDSNTMTELGTLENKNDECTDFIVRLNKCLAVSGSKLSLDARVVYSKMAEEVCSLLLSNSPEGSSGEVQLSCFNTVFTAPIPENLRSYHLQESVSLFTSCLSEMAQ, encoded by the exons ATGAGCATGGAAGTTGATTTAAGAATGCTTGAGTCAGTTCATGGTCCCCAGGCTCTGCACAAGAGAAGAAGAATATCTGTTGACGGGGTGGATACTTTTCTCTCATGTCAGGTTTCTCGTCAAGTTGGAACTTCCTTACCAACGCTACGACGCTCAGATTATTATACGAAACCTTGCTTAAGTGAGTTAGCTATTCAGGAGTTTACAAATCCAGGTTACTGTAGCAGAGTCCTAGATTTTACTGTTGGAAGGGTTGGTTATGGATGGGTTAAATTTGTCGGGGAGACTGATATCAGATATTTGGATTTAGACAACATCATCAAATTCAATAGATGCGAAGTTATTGTCTATGACGATGAAAGTTCCAAGCCCGTGGTTGGTCAGGGCCTCAACAAGAAAGCTGAAGTAACTTTACCCCTGCGACTAAAACCTTTGGATTATTTTACCGAGGGCCGCATAAGAAAAATTGTGAGAACATTGAAACACAAGACGGGGAGTCAAGGGGCACAATTTCTCTCATTTGATCCACTTAATGGTGAATGGAAATTCTTGGTACAGCATTTTAGCAGATTTGGTATGAGTGAAGATGAAGAGGATAATGTAATGAATGACGTGTCTCCGGAAGCTGAAGTTCCAACTGAAATGAATGACAATGAGGATTCGGATGTTGATGAAGTGACTGCCTTGGAAGATCCAACTCTGCTGTCACATTCTCTTCCTGCTCATCTTGGGCTTGACCCGATTAGGATGAAAGAATTGAGAATGTTATTGTTTCCTGCTGAGGAAGTTGAGGCAGAGGGTTTCAGTGGCATGCATTCACGTGATAGTCCACCATTTGCTAAAGAACCATCAACGTCTCCATTACTCCATTCTTCTTCAAAGACAGAGCATAAGATGAGCCCCCATTTGGTTCGCAAGACACCATTAGCTCTAATAGAGTATAACCCTGGAAGTTTTAGTTCGAACTGCCAGGGGTCCATGTTGATGGCTCAACAGAATAAAGGTTTGCATCTAAAGGTGTCTACATCTGAAGGTTTTAAGCTGGATCTTAAACTTCACAAAACACCATTATCCGGAAGTCATTCACATATTGTAGTTGATGCAGCATTGTTTATGGGTAGGTCTTTTCGAGTAGGATGGGGACCCAATGGAGTCCTTGTTCATTCTGGTATGCCTGTTGGCAGTGCTAGTGCTCAATGTGTATTATCCTCTGTGATTAATCTTCAAAAGGTTGCAATTGACAACGTGATTAGAGATGAGAGCAATAAAGTGAATAAGGAACTCATCGACCTTTGCTTTGATTCCCCCCTCAATCTTCACAGGCAACTGAATCATGTTATAAAAAGAGTTGATCTGGGAACCTTTGATTTGAAGCTTCAAAAACTTGTCTGTAACCAACTGACACTTCCAGAGGTTTGTCAATGTTACATTGAGATAATTGAGAAGCAATTAGAGGTGTCAAGTTTACCACGGCTCCCTCGCGTTCTATTCATGCACCAAGTAATGGTTTGGGAATTAGTAAAAGTTCTCTTTTCATCGAGGAAAATGAGTGCAGAATTTAAGTCTCTTGAAGCCGATGACGAGGGAGATATGGTACCAGATGGGAGGCAAAATTATCCTGAAGTTGACCTGGAAGCACTGCCACTTATGAGGCGGGCAGAGTTTAGTTATTGGCTTCAAGAAAGTGTTTACCACCGTGTACAAGAGGATATTAGTTCACTAGACGAGTCCAGTGATTTAGAGCACATATTCTTGCTTCTTACTGGTCGTCAGCTGGATGCTGCCGTGGAGCTTGCCGCTTCTAGAGGAGACGTAAGACTCTCCTGTCTGTTGAGCCAGGCTGGTGGGTCCCCTGCAACTCGTTCAGATATTGCTCATCAGCTTGATATTTGGAGAAAAAATGGaatggattttaatttttttgaagagAATAGAGTAAGGCTTCTTGAATTACTTGCTGGAAACATTCACGAAGCGCTGCACGACGTAAAAATTGACTGGAGAAGGTTCCTAGGACTGTTAATGTGGTATCAGTTTCCACCTGATATTTCATTGCCTGTTGTTTTTAATACTTACCAGAAGCTTCTTAATGATGGAAATGCTCCATGTCCAGTTCCAGTTTATGTTGATGAAGGACCAATAGAAGAAGCTGGCAATTGGGAAATAGGTGAACATTTTGACCTTGCATATTATCTCATGCTTCTTCATGCTAGACAAGAAGATGATTTTGGTGCTCTAAAGACCATGTTCAGTGCTTTTGCCTCAACAAATGATCCACTTGATTATCACATGATTTGGCATCACCGTGCAGTTTTAGAAGCCATCGGAACTTTTAGTTCGAATGATCTTCATGTTCTTGATATGGGATTTGTTTCTCAGTTGCTCTGTGTAGGGCAATGCCACTGGGCCATATACGTGGTGCTTCATATGACACATCGTGAAGATTATCCTTATCTGCAAACTTCTGTCATAAGGGAAATTCTCCTCCAGTACTGTGAAGTTTGGAGTACACAGGACTCACAATGGAGGTTCATTGAAAGCCTAGGTGTTCCTTCTTCATGGTTGCATGAAGCTTTG GCCATATATTTTAGTTACAATGGTGACCTCATGAAGGCCATGCATCACTTTATTGAATCTTCACACTGGCAGAAAgctcactcaattttttttacttcagTCGCTTATTCTCTGTTTTTGTCAG CAAAACATTCAGAGATATGGAGGCTTGCAACTACCTTGGAGGACCACAAgtcagaaattgaagattgggACATTGGGGCCggaatatttatttcattttatgtCTTAAGAAGTTCATTGCAAGAAGACAGCAATACCATGACTGAACTG GGCACTCTTGAGAACAAGAATGATGAATGCACGGATTTTATTGTCCGCCTGAACAAATGTTTGGCTGTTTCAGGCAGCAAATTATCACTTGATGCAAG AGTTGTGTACTCGAAGATGGCCGAAGAAGTCTGCAGCCTTCTTCTTTCCAATAGTCCCGAAGGTTCATCGGGCGAGGTTCAGTTAAGCTGCTTCAACACGGTTTTTACTGCACCCATACCTGAAAATTTACGGTCATATCATTTGCAAGAGTCCGTTTCACTTTTCACATCATGTCTTTCAGAGATGGCACAGTAA
- the LOC140978328 gene encoding nuclear pore complex protein NUP96-like isoform X1: MSMEVDLRMLESVHGPQALHKRRRISVDGVDTFLSCQVSRQVGTSLPTLRRSDYYTKPCLSELAIQEFTNPGYCSRVLDFTVGRVGYGWVKFVGETDIRYLDLDNIIKFNRCEVIVYDDESSKPVVGQGLNKKAEVTLPLRLKPLDYFTEGRIRKIVRTLKHKTGSQGAQFLSFDPLNGEWKFLVQHFSRFGMSEDEEDNVMNDVSPEAEVPTEMNDNEDSDVDEVTALEDPTLLSHSLPAHLGLDPIRMKELRMLLFPAEEVEAEGFSGMHSRDSPPFAKEPSTSPLLHSSSKTEHKMSPHLVRKTPLALIEYNPGSFSSNCQGSMLMAQQNKGLHLKVSTSEGFKLDLKLHKTPLSGSHSHIVVDAALFMGRSFRVGWGPNGVLVHSGMPVGSASAQCVLSSVINLQKVAIDNVIRDESNKVNKELIDLCFDSPLNLHRQLNHVIKRVDLGTFDLKLQKLVCNQLTLPEVCQCYIEIIEKQLEVSSLPRLPRVLFMHQVMVWELVKVLFSSRKMSAEFKSLEADDEGDMVPDGRQNYPEVDLEALPLMRRAEFSYWLQESVYHRVQEDISSLDESSDLEHIFLLLTGRQLDAAVELAASRGDVRLSCLLSQAGGSPATRSDIAHQLDIWRKNGMDFNFFEENRVRLLELLAGNIHEALHDVKIDWRRFLGLLMWYQFPPDISLPVVFNTYQKLLNDGNAPCPVPVYVDEGPIEEAGNWEIGEHFDLAYYLMLLHARQEDDFGALKTMFSAFASTNDPLDYHMIWHHRAVLEAIGTFSSNDLHVLDMGFVSQLLCVGQCHWAIYVVLHMTHREDYPYLQTSVIREILLQYCEVWSTQDSQWRFIESLGVPSSWLHEALAIYFSYNGDLMKAMHHFIESSHWQKAHSIFFTSVAYSLFLSAKHSEIWRLATTLEDHKSEIEDWDIGAGIFISFYVLRSSLQEDSNTMTELGTLENKNDECTDFIVRLNKCLAVSGSKLSLDASSIQTANLLSLHLRVVYSKMAEEVCSLLLSNSPEGSSGEVQLSCFNTVFTAPIPENLRSYHLQESVSLFTSCLSEMAQ, translated from the exons ATGAGCATGGAAGTTGATTTAAGAATGCTTGAGTCAGTTCATGGTCCCCAGGCTCTGCACAAGAGAAGAAGAATATCTGTTGACGGGGTGGATACTTTTCTCTCATGTCAGGTTTCTCGTCAAGTTGGAACTTCCTTACCAACGCTACGACGCTCAGATTATTATACGAAACCTTGCTTAAGTGAGTTAGCTATTCAGGAGTTTACAAATCCAGGTTACTGTAGCAGAGTCCTAGATTTTACTGTTGGAAGGGTTGGTTATGGATGGGTTAAATTTGTCGGGGAGACTGATATCAGATATTTGGATTTAGACAACATCATCAAATTCAATAGATGCGAAGTTATTGTCTATGACGATGAAAGTTCCAAGCCCGTGGTTGGTCAGGGCCTCAACAAGAAAGCTGAAGTAACTTTACCCCTGCGACTAAAACCTTTGGATTATTTTACCGAGGGCCGCATAAGAAAAATTGTGAGAACATTGAAACACAAGACGGGGAGTCAAGGGGCACAATTTCTCTCATTTGATCCACTTAATGGTGAATGGAAATTCTTGGTACAGCATTTTAGCAGATTTGGTATGAGTGAAGATGAAGAGGATAATGTAATGAATGACGTGTCTCCGGAAGCTGAAGTTCCAACTGAAATGAATGACAATGAGGATTCGGATGTTGATGAAGTGACTGCCTTGGAAGATCCAACTCTGCTGTCACATTCTCTTCCTGCTCATCTTGGGCTTGACCCGATTAGGATGAAAGAATTGAGAATGTTATTGTTTCCTGCTGAGGAAGTTGAGGCAGAGGGTTTCAGTGGCATGCATTCACGTGATAGTCCACCATTTGCTAAAGAACCATCAACGTCTCCATTACTCCATTCTTCTTCAAAGACAGAGCATAAGATGAGCCCCCATTTGGTTCGCAAGACACCATTAGCTCTAATAGAGTATAACCCTGGAAGTTTTAGTTCGAACTGCCAGGGGTCCATGTTGATGGCTCAACAGAATAAAGGTTTGCATCTAAAGGTGTCTACATCTGAAGGTTTTAAGCTGGATCTTAAACTTCACAAAACACCATTATCCGGAAGTCATTCACATATTGTAGTTGATGCAGCATTGTTTATGGGTAGGTCTTTTCGAGTAGGATGGGGACCCAATGGAGTCCTTGTTCATTCTGGTATGCCTGTTGGCAGTGCTAGTGCTCAATGTGTATTATCCTCTGTGATTAATCTTCAAAAGGTTGCAATTGACAACGTGATTAGAGATGAGAGCAATAAAGTGAATAAGGAACTCATCGACCTTTGCTTTGATTCCCCCCTCAATCTTCACAGGCAACTGAATCATGTTATAAAAAGAGTTGATCTGGGAACCTTTGATTTGAAGCTTCAAAAACTTGTCTGTAACCAACTGACACTTCCAGAGGTTTGTCAATGTTACATTGAGATAATTGAGAAGCAATTAGAGGTGTCAAGTTTACCACGGCTCCCTCGCGTTCTATTCATGCACCAAGTAATGGTTTGGGAATTAGTAAAAGTTCTCTTTTCATCGAGGAAAATGAGTGCAGAATTTAAGTCTCTTGAAGCCGATGACGAGGGAGATATGGTACCAGATGGGAGGCAAAATTATCCTGAAGTTGACCTGGAAGCACTGCCACTTATGAGGCGGGCAGAGTTTAGTTATTGGCTTCAAGAAAGTGTTTACCACCGTGTACAAGAGGATATTAGTTCACTAGACGAGTCCAGTGATTTAGAGCACATATTCTTGCTTCTTACTGGTCGTCAGCTGGATGCTGCCGTGGAGCTTGCCGCTTCTAGAGGAGACGTAAGACTCTCCTGTCTGTTGAGCCAGGCTGGTGGGTCCCCTGCAACTCGTTCAGATATTGCTCATCAGCTTGATATTTGGAGAAAAAATGGaatggattttaatttttttgaagagAATAGAGTAAGGCTTCTTGAATTACTTGCTGGAAACATTCACGAAGCGCTGCACGACGTAAAAATTGACTGGAGAAGGTTCCTAGGACTGTTAATGTGGTATCAGTTTCCACCTGATATTTCATTGCCTGTTGTTTTTAATACTTACCAGAAGCTTCTTAATGATGGAAATGCTCCATGTCCAGTTCCAGTTTATGTTGATGAAGGACCAATAGAAGAAGCTGGCAATTGGGAAATAGGTGAACATTTTGACCTTGCATATTATCTCATGCTTCTTCATGCTAGACAAGAAGATGATTTTGGTGCTCTAAAGACCATGTTCAGTGCTTTTGCCTCAACAAATGATCCACTTGATTATCACATGATTTGGCATCACCGTGCAGTTTTAGAAGCCATCGGAACTTTTAGTTCGAATGATCTTCATGTTCTTGATATGGGATTTGTTTCTCAGTTGCTCTGTGTAGGGCAATGCCACTGGGCCATATACGTGGTGCTTCATATGACACATCGTGAAGATTATCCTTATCTGCAAACTTCTGTCATAAGGGAAATTCTCCTCCAGTACTGTGAAGTTTGGAGTACACAGGACTCACAATGGAGGTTCATTGAAAGCCTAGGTGTTCCTTCTTCATGGTTGCATGAAGCTTTG GCCATATATTTTAGTTACAATGGTGACCTCATGAAGGCCATGCATCACTTTATTGAATCTTCACACTGGCAGAAAgctcactcaattttttttacttcagTCGCTTATTCTCTGTTTTTGTCAG CAAAACATTCAGAGATATGGAGGCTTGCAACTACCTTGGAGGACCACAAgtcagaaattgaagattgggACATTGGGGCCggaatatttatttcattttatgtCTTAAGAAGTTCATTGCAAGAAGACAGCAATACCATGACTGAACTG GGCACTCTTGAGAACAAGAATGATGAATGCACGGATTTTATTGTCCGCCTGAACAAATGTTTGGCTGTTTCAGGCAGCAAATTATCACTTGATGCAAG CAGCATACAAACAGCTAATCTATTATCTTTACACCTCAGAGTTGTGTACTCGAAGATGGCCGAAGAAGTCTGCAGCCTTCTTCTTTCCAATAGTCCCGAAGGTTCATCGGGCGAGGTTCAGTTAAGCTGCTTCAACACGGTTTTTACTGCACCCATACCTGAAAATTTACGGTCATATCATTTGCAAGAGTCCGTTTCACTTTTCACATCATGTCTTTCAGAGATGGCACAGTAA